A stretch of Hoplias malabaricus isolate fHopMal1 chromosome 10, fHopMal1.hap1, whole genome shotgun sequence DNA encodes these proteins:
- the slc12a7b gene encoding solute carrier family 12 member 7 isoform X6, with protein sequence MPTNFTVVPVGDSRKSSQEDSDNSNVLREEDEEAPGDGIPKESSPFINNTDNDKGTLYDGKNMALFEEEMDSNPMVSSLLSKLANYTNLTQGVREHEEADEEEGAKKKTVKSPQMGTFIGVYLPCLQNILGVILFLRMTWIVGTAGILEAFIIVAMCCSCTMLTAISMSAIATNGVVPAGGSYYMISRSLGPEFGGAVGLCFYLGTTFAGAMYILGTIEILLTYIVPSAAIFKAEEKAYEAEAMLNNMRVYGTCCLTLMALVVFVGVKYVNKLALVFLACVVLSILAIYAGVIKTIFEPPVFPVCLLGNRTLQNHDFDKCAKTEIIDNMTVTTKLWALFCQSSELNSTCEEYFVLNNVTEVQGIPGLTSGVISENMWSSYGHAGMLVEKDVASVAPSVPSENINLPYVVNDIATFFTLLVGIYFPSVTGIMAGSNRSGDLRDAQRSIPIGTILAIATTTIIYLSCVVLFGACIEGVVLRDKFGDSVKGNLVIGTLSWPSPWVIVIGSFFSCCGAGLQSLTGAPRLLQAIARDGIVPFLEVFGHGKANGEPTWALLLTAGICETGILIASLDAVAPILSMFFLMCYLFVNLACALQTLLRTPNWRPRFKYYHWALSFLGMSLCLALMFISSWYYALVAMLIAGCIYKYIEYRGAEKEWGDGIRGLSLNAARYALIRLEEAPPHTKNWRPQLLVLLNLDSELRVKHPRLLSFTTQLKAGKGLTIVGSVLEGTYLAKETEAKKAEQNIKVAMSSEKTKGFCHVVVSSNLRDGISHLTQSAGLGGMKHNTVLMAWPGSWRQSNDALSWKSFIETVRETTAAHQALLVAKNVDNFPQQDRLGEGTIDVWWIVHDGGMLMLLPFLLRQHKVWRKCKMRIFTVAQMDDNSIQMKKDLQMFLYHLRLDAEVEVVEMHDSDISAFTYEKTLVMEQRSQMLKQMQLSRTEREREAQLIHDKNTASHAALNDKADATPDRVHMTWTKEKLFTERNRNREPNASMGVRDLFNMKPEWESLNQSNVRRMHTAVKLNEVVVNKSQGAQLVLLNMPGPPKHRGGDENYMEFLEVLLEGLNRVLLVRGGGREVITIYS encoded by the exons GTGATGGAATTCCAAAGGAAAGCAGTCCATTCATCAACAACACAGACAATGATAAAGGCACCCTTTACGATGGAAAAAACATGGCACTGTTTGAG gaAGAAATGGATAGCAACCCCATGGTGTCATCACTACTCAGCAAACTGGCCAACTACACCAACCTCACACAGGGGGTTCGGGAGCACGAAGAGGCAGATGAGGAGGAGGgagcaaaaaagaaaactgtCAAA AGTCCACAGATGGGGACGTTCATTGGTGTTTACCTGCCCTGCCTGCAGAATATCCTAGGAGTCATCCTGTTTCTGCGAATGACCTGGATTGTGGGGACCGCAGGCATCTTGGAGGCCTTTATCATTGTAGCTATGTGCTGTTCTTGT ACAATGCTTACAGCTATATCTATGAGTGCCATTGCTACCAATGGAGTAGTTCCAG CTGGAGGATCTTACTACATGATCTCCCGCTCACTGGGCCCTGAGTTTGGAGGGGCTGTAGGACTGTGTTTCTATTTGGGCACCACATTTGCAGGGGCGATGTACATTCTTGGCACTATTGAGATTCTCCTG ACCTACATTGTGCCCAGTGCTGCCATCTTCAAAGCAGAAGAGAAGGCTTATGAGGCAGAAGCCATGCTGAACAACATGCGGGTGTATGGCACCTGCTGCCTGACCCTGATGGCCCTGGTAGTGTTTGTGGGGGTGAAGTACGTCAACAAGCTGGCGCTGGTCTTTCTGGCCTGTGTCGTCCTCTCAATTCTGGCCATCTATGCTGGAGTCATCAAGACAATCTTTGAACCACCAGTGTTTCC GGTCTGTTTGTTGGGCAACCGTACTCTCCAGAACCACGATTTTGACAAGTGCGCAAAGACAGAGATCATTGACAATATGACAGTGACCACAAAGCTGTGGGCATTGTTCTGCCAAAGCTCCGAACTCAACTCCACCTGTGAAGAGTATTTTGTCCTGAACAATGTCACAGAGGTGCAGGGCATTCCTGGCCTCACAAGTGGTGTCATCTCAG AGAATATGTGGTCAAGCTATGGCCATGCCGGCATGCTGGTGGAAAAGGACGTGGCATCAGTGGCACCATCTGTTCCTTCTGAAAACATAAACCTGCCATATGTAGTCAATGATATTGCCACGTTCTTCACACTCCTGGTGGGAATCTATTTCCCTTCAGTTACAG GTATCATGGCTGGTTCAAACCGCTCTGGAGATCTGAGGGACGCCCAGAGGTCAATTCCCATAGGAACCATCCTTGCCATAGCAACTACCACCATCATCT ATCTCTCCTGTGTGGTGCTGTTTGGGGCTTGCATTGAGGGAGTGGTTCTCAGAGACAA gtTTGGAGACTCAGTCAAAGGAAACTTGGTGATTGGTACTCTATCCTGGCCCTCCCCCTGGGTGATTGTGATTGGCTCTTTCTTCTCCTGCTGTGGGGCAGGCCTGCAGAGTCTCACTGGCGCCCCCCGGCTGCTCCAAGCCATTGCTCGTGATGGCATTGTGCCTTTCTTAGAG GTGTTTGGCCATGGCAAAGCTAATGGAGAGCCCACCTGGGCCCTGTTGCTCACTGCTGGGATCTGTGAGACGGGTATTCTCATTGCTTCATTGGATGCAGTGGCGCCGATCCTCTCCAT gtttttcCTGATGTGTTACCTATTTGTGAATTTAGCCTGTGCTCTCCAGACTCTCTTGCGCACTCCCAACTGGAGACCTCGCTTCAAGTACTATCACTG GGCACTGTCCTTCCTGGGCATGAGTCTGTGTCTGGCCTTGATGTTCATCTCTTCCTGGTATTATGCACTGGTGGCCATGCTTATTGCTGGCTGTATCTACAAGTACATTGAATACAGAGG agctgAAAAGGAATGGGGTGATGGGATCCGTGGACTGTCGCTAAATGCAGCTCGCTATGCGCTCATTCGGCTGGAGGAAGCACCTCCCCATACCAAGAACTGGAG GCCCCAGCTGTTGGTTCTGCTAAACCTGGACTCAGAGCTGCGTGTTAAGCACCCTCGACTGCTGTCCTTCACCACGCAGCTCAAAGCAGGCAAGGGCCTTACCATTGTGGGCTCTGTGCTTGAGGGCACATACCTTGCCAAAGAAACTGAGGCCAAGAAAGCCGAACAG AACATCAAGGTGGCTATGAGTTCAGAAAAGACAAAAGGCTTCTGCCACGTCGTGGTGTCATCCAACCTGCGGGACGGCAtctcacacctcacccagtcgGCTGGTCTCGGCGGCATGAAGCACAACACAGTACTGATGGCTTGGCCTGGCTCATGGAGACAGTCCAATGATGCTCTTTCATGGAAAAGCTTCATAG AGACTGTTCGAGAGACCACAGCAGCACACCAGGCTTTGCTGGTCGCTAAAAATGTGGACAACTTCCCTCAGCAGGACAGACTGGGAGAGGGCACCATCGACGTGTGGTGGATCGTTCATGATGGAGGAATGCTCATGCTGCTGCCCTTCCTGCTTCGCCAGCACAAG GTGTGGAGAAAGTGCAAGATGCGTATCTTCACTGTAGCTCAGATGGATGACAACAGCATTCAGATGAAGAAAGACTTGCAGATGTTCCTGTATCACCTTCGGCTAGATGCAGAGGTTGAGGTTGTGGAAATG CATGATAGTGATATATCAGCTTTCACTTATGAGAAGACCCTGGTCATGGAGCAGCGTTCACAGATGCTAAAACAGATGCAGCTGTCCCGgactgagcgagagagagag GCCCAGCTCATTCATGATAAGAACACCGCATCCCATGCAGCTTTAAATGACAAGGCTGATGCTACTCCTGACCGGGTCCACATGACCTGGACCAAAGAGAAATTATTCACTGAACGCAATCGCAACAGAGAGCCGAATGCTAGCATGGGTGTACGGGATCTTTTCAACATGAAACC AGAGTGGGAGAGTCT CAACCAGTCTAACGTGCGTCGCATGCACACTGCTGTGAAGCTGAACGAGGTGGTGGTGAACAAGTCCCAGGGAGCTCAGCTGGTCCTCCTCAACATGCCTGGGCCACCAAAGCACCGGGGTGGAGATGAAAACT ATATGGAGTTCCTGGAGGTATTGTTAGAAGGTCTCAACCGGGTCCTGCTGGTGCGTGGCGGTGGCCGGGAGGTTATCACCATCTACTCATAA
- the slc12a7b gene encoding solute carrier family 12 member 7 isoform X7, with protein sequence MALFEEEMDSNPMVSSLLSKLANYTNLTQGVREHEEADEEEGAKKKTVKSPQMGTFIGVYLPCLQNILGVILFLRMTWIVGTAGILEAFIIVAMCCSCTMLTAISMSAIATNGVVPAGGSYYMISRSLGPEFGGAVGLCFYLGTTFAGAMYILGTIEILLTYIVPSAAIFKAEEKAYEAEAMLNNMRVYGTCCLTLMALVVFVGVKYVNKLALVFLACVVLSILAIYAGVIKTIFEPPVFPVCLLGNRTLQNHDFDKCAKTEIIDNMTVTTKLWALFCQSSELNSTCEEYFVLNNVTEVQGIPGLTSGVISENMWSSYGHAGMLVEKDVASVAPSVPSENINLPYVVNDIATFFTLLVGIYFPSVTGIMAGSNRSGDLRDAQRSIPIGTILAIATTTIIYLSCVVLFGACIEGVVLRDKFGDSVKGNLVIGTLSWPSPWVIVIGSFFSCCGAGLQSLTGAPRLLQAIARDGIVPFLEVFGHGKANGEPTWALLLTAGICETGILIASLDAVAPILSMFFLMCYLFVNLACALQTLLRTPNWRPRFKYYHWALSFLGMSLCLALMFISSWYYALVAMLIAGCIYKYIEYRGAEKEWGDGIRGLSLNAARYALIRLEEAPPHTKNWRPQLLVLLNLDSELRVKHPRLLSFTTQLKAGKGLTIVGSVLEGTYLAKETEAKKAEQNIKVAMSSEKTKGFCHVVVSSNLRDGISHLTQSAGLGGMKHNTVLMAWPGSWRQSNDALSWKSFIETVRETTAAHQALLVAKNVDNFPQQDRLGEGTIDVWWIVHDGGMLMLLPFLLRQHKVWRKCKMRIFTVAQMDDNSIQMKKDLQMFLYHLRLDAEVEVVEMHDSDISAFTYEKTLVMEQRSQMLKQMQLSRTEREREIQSITDESRSSIRRKNQTGAECSGLSNQCAPLEDEMDNEAQLIHDKNTASHAALNDKADATPDRVHMTWTKEKLFTERNRNREPNASMGVRDLFNMKPEWESLNQSNVRRMHTAVKLNEVVVNKSQGAQLVLLNMPGPPKHRGGDENYMEFLEVLLEGLNRVLLVRGGGREVITIYS encoded by the exons ATGGCACTGTTTGAG gaAGAAATGGATAGCAACCCCATGGTGTCATCACTACTCAGCAAACTGGCCAACTACACCAACCTCACACAGGGGGTTCGGGAGCACGAAGAGGCAGATGAGGAGGAGGgagcaaaaaagaaaactgtCAAA AGTCCACAGATGGGGACGTTCATTGGTGTTTACCTGCCCTGCCTGCAGAATATCCTAGGAGTCATCCTGTTTCTGCGAATGACCTGGATTGTGGGGACCGCAGGCATCTTGGAGGCCTTTATCATTGTAGCTATGTGCTGTTCTTGT ACAATGCTTACAGCTATATCTATGAGTGCCATTGCTACCAATGGAGTAGTTCCAG CTGGAGGATCTTACTACATGATCTCCCGCTCACTGGGCCCTGAGTTTGGAGGGGCTGTAGGACTGTGTTTCTATTTGGGCACCACATTTGCAGGGGCGATGTACATTCTTGGCACTATTGAGATTCTCCTG ACCTACATTGTGCCCAGTGCTGCCATCTTCAAAGCAGAAGAGAAGGCTTATGAGGCAGAAGCCATGCTGAACAACATGCGGGTGTATGGCACCTGCTGCCTGACCCTGATGGCCCTGGTAGTGTTTGTGGGGGTGAAGTACGTCAACAAGCTGGCGCTGGTCTTTCTGGCCTGTGTCGTCCTCTCAATTCTGGCCATCTATGCTGGAGTCATCAAGACAATCTTTGAACCACCAGTGTTTCC GGTCTGTTTGTTGGGCAACCGTACTCTCCAGAACCACGATTTTGACAAGTGCGCAAAGACAGAGATCATTGACAATATGACAGTGACCACAAAGCTGTGGGCATTGTTCTGCCAAAGCTCCGAACTCAACTCCACCTGTGAAGAGTATTTTGTCCTGAACAATGTCACAGAGGTGCAGGGCATTCCTGGCCTCACAAGTGGTGTCATCTCAG AGAATATGTGGTCAAGCTATGGCCATGCCGGCATGCTGGTGGAAAAGGACGTGGCATCAGTGGCACCATCTGTTCCTTCTGAAAACATAAACCTGCCATATGTAGTCAATGATATTGCCACGTTCTTCACACTCCTGGTGGGAATCTATTTCCCTTCAGTTACAG GTATCATGGCTGGTTCAAACCGCTCTGGAGATCTGAGGGACGCCCAGAGGTCAATTCCCATAGGAACCATCCTTGCCATAGCAACTACCACCATCATCT ATCTCTCCTGTGTGGTGCTGTTTGGGGCTTGCATTGAGGGAGTGGTTCTCAGAGACAA gtTTGGAGACTCAGTCAAAGGAAACTTGGTGATTGGTACTCTATCCTGGCCCTCCCCCTGGGTGATTGTGATTGGCTCTTTCTTCTCCTGCTGTGGGGCAGGCCTGCAGAGTCTCACTGGCGCCCCCCGGCTGCTCCAAGCCATTGCTCGTGATGGCATTGTGCCTTTCTTAGAG GTGTTTGGCCATGGCAAAGCTAATGGAGAGCCCACCTGGGCCCTGTTGCTCACTGCTGGGATCTGTGAGACGGGTATTCTCATTGCTTCATTGGATGCAGTGGCGCCGATCCTCTCCAT gtttttcCTGATGTGTTACCTATTTGTGAATTTAGCCTGTGCTCTCCAGACTCTCTTGCGCACTCCCAACTGGAGACCTCGCTTCAAGTACTATCACTG GGCACTGTCCTTCCTGGGCATGAGTCTGTGTCTGGCCTTGATGTTCATCTCTTCCTGGTATTATGCACTGGTGGCCATGCTTATTGCTGGCTGTATCTACAAGTACATTGAATACAGAGG agctgAAAAGGAATGGGGTGATGGGATCCGTGGACTGTCGCTAAATGCAGCTCGCTATGCGCTCATTCGGCTGGAGGAAGCACCTCCCCATACCAAGAACTGGAG GCCCCAGCTGTTGGTTCTGCTAAACCTGGACTCAGAGCTGCGTGTTAAGCACCCTCGACTGCTGTCCTTCACCACGCAGCTCAAAGCAGGCAAGGGCCTTACCATTGTGGGCTCTGTGCTTGAGGGCACATACCTTGCCAAAGAAACTGAGGCCAAGAAAGCCGAACAG AACATCAAGGTGGCTATGAGTTCAGAAAAGACAAAAGGCTTCTGCCACGTCGTGGTGTCATCCAACCTGCGGGACGGCAtctcacacctcacccagtcgGCTGGTCTCGGCGGCATGAAGCACAACACAGTACTGATGGCTTGGCCTGGCTCATGGAGACAGTCCAATGATGCTCTTTCATGGAAAAGCTTCATAG AGACTGTTCGAGAGACCACAGCAGCACACCAGGCTTTGCTGGTCGCTAAAAATGTGGACAACTTCCCTCAGCAGGACAGACTGGGAGAGGGCACCATCGACGTGTGGTGGATCGTTCATGATGGAGGAATGCTCATGCTGCTGCCCTTCCTGCTTCGCCAGCACAAG GTGTGGAGAAAGTGCAAGATGCGTATCTTCACTGTAGCTCAGATGGATGACAACAGCATTCAGATGAAGAAAGACTTGCAGATGTTCCTGTATCACCTTCGGCTAGATGCAGAGGTTGAGGTTGTGGAAATG CATGATAGTGATATATCAGCTTTCACTTATGAGAAGACCCTGGTCATGGAGCAGCGTTCACAGATGCTAAAACAGATGCAGCTGTCCCGgactgagcgagagagagag ATTCAGAGCATCACTGACGAATCTCGTAGCTCCATTCGGAGGAAGAACCAAACTGGAGCCGAGTGCTCAGGCTTGAGTAACCAGTGTGCCCCACTGGAGGACGAAATGGACAATGAG GCCCAGCTCATTCATGATAAGAACACCGCATCCCATGCAGCTTTAAATGACAAGGCTGATGCTACTCCTGACCGGGTCCACATGACCTGGACCAAAGAGAAATTATTCACTGAACGCAATCGCAACAGAGAGCCGAATGCTAGCATGGGTGTACGGGATCTTTTCAACATGAAACC AGAGTGGGAGAGTCT CAACCAGTCTAACGTGCGTCGCATGCACACTGCTGTGAAGCTGAACGAGGTGGTGGTGAACAAGTCCCAGGGAGCTCAGCTGGTCCTCCTCAACATGCCTGGGCCACCAAAGCACCGGGGTGGAGATGAAAACT ATATGGAGTTCCTGGAGGTATTGTTAGAAGGTCTCAACCGGGTCCTGCTGGTGCGTGGCGGTGGCCGGGAGGTTATCACCATCTACTCATAA
- the slc12a7b gene encoding solute carrier family 12 member 7 isoform X3 has product MPTNFTVVPVGDSRKSSQEDSDNSNVLREEDEEAPGDGIPKESSPFINNTDNDKGTLYDGKNMALFEEEMDSNPMVSSLLSKLANYTNLTQGVREHEEADEEEGAKKKTVKSPQMGTFIGVYLPCLQNILGVILFLRMTWIVGTAGILEAFIIVAMCCSCTMLTAISMSAIATNGVVPAGGSYYMISRSLGPEFGGAVGLCFYLGTTFAGAMYILGTIEILLTYIVPSAAIFKAEEKAYEAEAMLNNMRVYGTCCLTLMALVVFVGVKYVNKLALVFLACVVLSILAIYAGVIKTIFEPPVFPVCLLGNRTLQNHDFDKCAKTEIIDNMTVTTKLWALFCQSSELNSTCEEYFVLNNVTEVQGIPGLTSGVISENMWSSYGHAGMLVEKDVASVAPSVPSENINLPYVVNDIATFFTLLVGIYFPSVTGIMAGSNRSGDLRDAQRSIPIGTILAIATTTIIYLSCVVLFGACIEGVVLRDKFGDSVKGNLVIGTLSWPSPWVIVIGSFFSCCGAGLQSLTGAPRLLQAIARDGIVPFLEVFGHGKANGEPTWALLLTAGICETGILIASLDAVAPILSMFFLMCYLFVNLACALQTLLRTPNWRPRFKYYHWALSFLGMSLCLALMFISSWYYALVAMLIAGCIYKYIEYRGAEKEWGDGIRGLSLNAARYALIRLEEAPPHTKNWRPQLLVLLNLDSELRVKHPRLLSFTTQLKAGKGLTIVGSVLEGTYLAKETEAKKAEQNIKVAMSSEKTKGFCHVVVSSNLRDGISHLTQSAGLGGMKHNTVLMAWPGSWRQSNDALSWKSFIETVRETTAAHQALLVAKNVDNFPQQDRLGEGTIDVWWIVHDGGMLMLLPFLLRQHKVWRKCKMRIFTVAQMDDNSIQMKKDLQMFLYHLRLDAEVEVVEMHDSDISAFTYEKTLVMEQRSQMLKQMQLSRTEREREIQSITDESRSSIRRKNQTGAECSGLSNQCAPLEDEMDNEAQLIHDKNTASHAALNDKADATPDRVHMTWTKEKLFTERNRNREPNASMGVRDLFNMKPEWESLNQSNVRRMHTAVKLNEVVVNKSQGAQLVLLNMPGPPKHRGGDENYMEFLEVLLEGLNRVLLVRGGGREVITIYS; this is encoded by the exons GTGATGGAATTCCAAAGGAAAGCAGTCCATTCATCAACAACACAGACAATGATAAAGGCACCCTTTACGATGGAAAAAACATGGCACTGTTTGAG gaAGAAATGGATAGCAACCCCATGGTGTCATCACTACTCAGCAAACTGGCCAACTACACCAACCTCACACAGGGGGTTCGGGAGCACGAAGAGGCAGATGAGGAGGAGGgagcaaaaaagaaaactgtCAAA AGTCCACAGATGGGGACGTTCATTGGTGTTTACCTGCCCTGCCTGCAGAATATCCTAGGAGTCATCCTGTTTCTGCGAATGACCTGGATTGTGGGGACCGCAGGCATCTTGGAGGCCTTTATCATTGTAGCTATGTGCTGTTCTTGT ACAATGCTTACAGCTATATCTATGAGTGCCATTGCTACCAATGGAGTAGTTCCAG CTGGAGGATCTTACTACATGATCTCCCGCTCACTGGGCCCTGAGTTTGGAGGGGCTGTAGGACTGTGTTTCTATTTGGGCACCACATTTGCAGGGGCGATGTACATTCTTGGCACTATTGAGATTCTCCTG ACCTACATTGTGCCCAGTGCTGCCATCTTCAAAGCAGAAGAGAAGGCTTATGAGGCAGAAGCCATGCTGAACAACATGCGGGTGTATGGCACCTGCTGCCTGACCCTGATGGCCCTGGTAGTGTTTGTGGGGGTGAAGTACGTCAACAAGCTGGCGCTGGTCTTTCTGGCCTGTGTCGTCCTCTCAATTCTGGCCATCTATGCTGGAGTCATCAAGACAATCTTTGAACCACCAGTGTTTCC GGTCTGTTTGTTGGGCAACCGTACTCTCCAGAACCACGATTTTGACAAGTGCGCAAAGACAGAGATCATTGACAATATGACAGTGACCACAAAGCTGTGGGCATTGTTCTGCCAAAGCTCCGAACTCAACTCCACCTGTGAAGAGTATTTTGTCCTGAACAATGTCACAGAGGTGCAGGGCATTCCTGGCCTCACAAGTGGTGTCATCTCAG AGAATATGTGGTCAAGCTATGGCCATGCCGGCATGCTGGTGGAAAAGGACGTGGCATCAGTGGCACCATCTGTTCCTTCTGAAAACATAAACCTGCCATATGTAGTCAATGATATTGCCACGTTCTTCACACTCCTGGTGGGAATCTATTTCCCTTCAGTTACAG GTATCATGGCTGGTTCAAACCGCTCTGGAGATCTGAGGGACGCCCAGAGGTCAATTCCCATAGGAACCATCCTTGCCATAGCAACTACCACCATCATCT ATCTCTCCTGTGTGGTGCTGTTTGGGGCTTGCATTGAGGGAGTGGTTCTCAGAGACAA gtTTGGAGACTCAGTCAAAGGAAACTTGGTGATTGGTACTCTATCCTGGCCCTCCCCCTGGGTGATTGTGATTGGCTCTTTCTTCTCCTGCTGTGGGGCAGGCCTGCAGAGTCTCACTGGCGCCCCCCGGCTGCTCCAAGCCATTGCTCGTGATGGCATTGTGCCTTTCTTAGAG GTGTTTGGCCATGGCAAAGCTAATGGAGAGCCCACCTGGGCCCTGTTGCTCACTGCTGGGATCTGTGAGACGGGTATTCTCATTGCTTCATTGGATGCAGTGGCGCCGATCCTCTCCAT gtttttcCTGATGTGTTACCTATTTGTGAATTTAGCCTGTGCTCTCCAGACTCTCTTGCGCACTCCCAACTGGAGACCTCGCTTCAAGTACTATCACTG GGCACTGTCCTTCCTGGGCATGAGTCTGTGTCTGGCCTTGATGTTCATCTCTTCCTGGTATTATGCACTGGTGGCCATGCTTATTGCTGGCTGTATCTACAAGTACATTGAATACAGAGG agctgAAAAGGAATGGGGTGATGGGATCCGTGGACTGTCGCTAAATGCAGCTCGCTATGCGCTCATTCGGCTGGAGGAAGCACCTCCCCATACCAAGAACTGGAG GCCCCAGCTGTTGGTTCTGCTAAACCTGGACTCAGAGCTGCGTGTTAAGCACCCTCGACTGCTGTCCTTCACCACGCAGCTCAAAGCAGGCAAGGGCCTTACCATTGTGGGCTCTGTGCTTGAGGGCACATACCTTGCCAAAGAAACTGAGGCCAAGAAAGCCGAACAG AACATCAAGGTGGCTATGAGTTCAGAAAAGACAAAAGGCTTCTGCCACGTCGTGGTGTCATCCAACCTGCGGGACGGCAtctcacacctcacccagtcgGCTGGTCTCGGCGGCATGAAGCACAACACAGTACTGATGGCTTGGCCTGGCTCATGGAGACAGTCCAATGATGCTCTTTCATGGAAAAGCTTCATAG AGACTGTTCGAGAGACCACAGCAGCACACCAGGCTTTGCTGGTCGCTAAAAATGTGGACAACTTCCCTCAGCAGGACAGACTGGGAGAGGGCACCATCGACGTGTGGTGGATCGTTCATGATGGAGGAATGCTCATGCTGCTGCCCTTCCTGCTTCGCCAGCACAAG GTGTGGAGAAAGTGCAAGATGCGTATCTTCACTGTAGCTCAGATGGATGACAACAGCATTCAGATGAAGAAAGACTTGCAGATGTTCCTGTATCACCTTCGGCTAGATGCAGAGGTTGAGGTTGTGGAAATG CATGATAGTGATATATCAGCTTTCACTTATGAGAAGACCCTGGTCATGGAGCAGCGTTCACAGATGCTAAAACAGATGCAGCTGTCCCGgactgagcgagagagagag ATTCAGAGCATCACTGACGAATCTCGTAGCTCCATTCGGAGGAAGAACCAAACTGGAGCCGAGTGCTCAGGCTTGAGTAACCAGTGTGCCCCACTGGAGGACGAAATGGACAATGAG GCCCAGCTCATTCATGATAAGAACACCGCATCCCATGCAGCTTTAAATGACAAGGCTGATGCTACTCCTGACCGGGTCCACATGACCTGGACCAAAGAGAAATTATTCACTGAACGCAATCGCAACAGAGAGCCGAATGCTAGCATGGGTGTACGGGATCTTTTCAACATGAAACC AGAGTGGGAGAGTCT CAACCAGTCTAACGTGCGTCGCATGCACACTGCTGTGAAGCTGAACGAGGTGGTGGTGAACAAGTCCCAGGGAGCTCAGCTGGTCCTCCTCAACATGCCTGGGCCACCAAAGCACCGGGGTGGAGATGAAAACT ATATGGAGTTCCTGGAGGTATTGTTAGAAGGTCTCAACCGGGTCCTGCTGGTGCGTGGCGGTGGCCGGGAGGTTATCACCATCTACTCATAA